Proteins from a genomic interval of Chanodichthys erythropterus isolate Z2021 chromosome 6, ASM2448905v1, whole genome shotgun sequence:
- the tfeb gene encoding transcription factor EB isoform X1 has product MSSRIGLRLQLMRDQMQQEEQRERQQQQAASMHYMQHRMPGPPAPSSAISAPTHFQAPMQVPVEVLKVQTHLENPTDYHIRQSQRQQVKEYLSTTYATKQTVHAVTSLVQPSPPTMAQGQTGTVPPAMPSPCMRTEQLMNSAGNSAPNSPMAMLNIGSSHENEMDEVIDDIISLQSSYDDIQAYIDPVVQMPNTLPLSSSHLDVYTGPGMSGSAIAMTSNSCPANLAIKRELSDAEARAMAKERQKKDNHNLIERRRRFNINDRIKELGTMIPKTNDLDVRWNKGTILRASVEYIKRMQKDIQRTREVENNFRRMEMANKQLWLRIQELERQAQMHGLPSSSPSGLNNTDVLNPFVKQENSPEENHLPHQPHLPPHYPQHQQHMGQQQSLPHPQLHQHQHLHPQPPLQYPAVGSSQHFDYAQSLDLCDGGIPGYQDGMGDLSSLGGGVAPMGKKSELGFLLMEEALSPLGGDPLLSAMSPEASVDSSRRSSFSIEDSDIL; this is encoded by the exons ATGTCGTCACGCATCGGCCTGCGCCTGCAGCTCATGCGGGACCAAATGCAGCAGGAGGAGCAGCGGGAGCGGCAGCAACAACAGGCAGCATCCATGCATTACATGCAGCATCGCATGCCCGGCCCACCTGCACCCTCGTCAGCCATCAGTGCACCAACTCACTTCCAGGCGCCCATGCAGGTGCCTGTTGAAGTGCTAAAA GTGCAGACCCATCTTGAGAACCCCACAGACTACCACATTCGACAGTCTCAACGGCAGCAAGTCAAGGAGTACCTGTCTACCACATATGCCACCAAGCAGACTGTACACGCTGTCACAAGCTTGGTACAGCCCTCTCCACCCACCATGGCCCAGGGTCAGACAGGAACCGTTCCTCCAGCCATGCCCTCTCCTTGCATGCGCACTGAGCAGCTCATGAACTCCGCTGGGAACAGTGCGCCCAACAGTCCCATGGCCATGCTCAACATCGGCTCCAGCCATGAGAACGAG ATGGATGAGGTTATTGATGACATCATCAGCCTGCAGTCCAGTTATGATGACATCCAGGCTTATATTGACCCTGTGGTCCAGATGCCAAACACA CTCCCGCTGTCCAGCAGCCATTTGGATGTGTACACGGGGCCAGGTATGTCTGGATCAGCTATCGCCATGACCAGCAACTCCTGCCCTGCAAATCTTGCCATAAAGAGAGAACTGTCAG ATGCTGAAGCTCGGGCAATGGCTAAAGAGAGGCAGAAGAAAGACAACCACAACCTGA TTGAAAGAAGGAGAAGGTTTAACATCAATGATCGAATTAAGGAGCTGGGCACCATGATTCCCAAAACCAATGATCT GGATGTGCGCTGGAATAAAGGCACTATTCTGAGGGCCTCTGTGGAGTATATTAAACGAATGCAGAAGGACATCCAGAGAACCAGAGAGGTGGAGAACAACTTCAGGAGGATGGAGATGGCCAACAAACAGCTGTGGCTTCGCATTCAG GAGCTTGAAAGGCAGGCCCAAATGCACGGCCTCCCCAGCAGCTCTCCATCCGGCCTGAACAACACTGACGTTCTAAACCCCTTCGTCAAGCAGGAGAACAGCCCTGAAGAGAACCACCTGCCGCATCAGCCCCATCTCCCTCCTCACTACCCCCAGCATCAGCAGCACATGGGTCAGCAGCAGTCCCTGCCCCACCCTCAACTCCACCAGCACCAGCACCTCCACCCCCAGCCCCCACTGCAGTACCCAGCAGTGGGCAGCTCCCAGCACTTTGACTATGCCCAGTCGCTGGACTTGTGCGACGGCGGCATCCCGGGATATCAGGATGGCATGGGGGACCTCAGCTCATTGGGCGGAGGTGTCGCACCTATGGGAAAGAAGAGCGAGCTAGGATTCTTGCTGATGGAAGAGGCCCTGTCGCCGCTGGGAGGAGACCCGCTGCTGTCCGCCATGTCCCCCGAGGCTTCTGTTGACAGCAGCCGCCGTAGCAGCTTCAGCATTGAGGACTCAGACATACTGTGA
- the tfeb gene encoding transcription factor EB isoform X2, whose product MSSRIGLRLQLMRDQMQQEEQRERQQQQAASMHYMQHRMPGPPAPSSAISAPTHFQAPMQVPVEVLKVQTHLENPTDYHIRQSQRQQVKEYLSTTYATKQTVHAVTSLVQPSPPTMAQGQTGTVPPAMPSPCMRTEQLMNSAGNSAPNSPMAMLNIGSSHENEMDEVIDDIISLQSSYDDIQAYIDPVVQMPNTLPLSSSHLDVYTGPGMSGSAIAMTSNSCPANLAIKRELSARAMAKERQKKDNHNLIERRRRFNINDRIKELGTMIPKTNDLDVRWNKGTILRASVEYIKRMQKDIQRTREVENNFRRMEMANKQLWLRIQELERQAQMHGLPSSSPSGLNNTDVLNPFVKQENSPEENHLPHQPHLPPHYPQHQQHMGQQQSLPHPQLHQHQHLHPQPPLQYPAVGSSQHFDYAQSLDLCDGGIPGYQDGMGDLSSLGGGVAPMGKKSELGFLLMEEALSPLGGDPLLSAMSPEASVDSSRRSSFSIEDSDIL is encoded by the exons ATGTCGTCACGCATCGGCCTGCGCCTGCAGCTCATGCGGGACCAAATGCAGCAGGAGGAGCAGCGGGAGCGGCAGCAACAACAGGCAGCATCCATGCATTACATGCAGCATCGCATGCCCGGCCCACCTGCACCCTCGTCAGCCATCAGTGCACCAACTCACTTCCAGGCGCCCATGCAGGTGCCTGTTGAAGTGCTAAAA GTGCAGACCCATCTTGAGAACCCCACAGACTACCACATTCGACAGTCTCAACGGCAGCAAGTCAAGGAGTACCTGTCTACCACATATGCCACCAAGCAGACTGTACACGCTGTCACAAGCTTGGTACAGCCCTCTCCACCCACCATGGCCCAGGGTCAGACAGGAACCGTTCCTCCAGCCATGCCCTCTCCTTGCATGCGCACTGAGCAGCTCATGAACTCCGCTGGGAACAGTGCGCCCAACAGTCCCATGGCCATGCTCAACATCGGCTCCAGCCATGAGAACGAG ATGGATGAGGTTATTGATGACATCATCAGCCTGCAGTCCAGTTATGATGACATCCAGGCTTATATTGACCCTGTGGTCCAGATGCCAAACACA CTCCCGCTGTCCAGCAGCCATTTGGATGTGTACACGGGGCCAGGTATGTCTGGATCAGCTATCGCCATGACCAGCAACTCCTGCCCTGCAAATCTTGCCATAAAGAGAGAACTGTCAG CTCGGGCAATGGCTAAAGAGAGGCAGAAGAAAGACAACCACAACCTGA TTGAAAGAAGGAGAAGGTTTAACATCAATGATCGAATTAAGGAGCTGGGCACCATGATTCCCAAAACCAATGATCT GGATGTGCGCTGGAATAAAGGCACTATTCTGAGGGCCTCTGTGGAGTATATTAAACGAATGCAGAAGGACATCCAGAGAACCAGAGAGGTGGAGAACAACTTCAGGAGGATGGAGATGGCCAACAAACAGCTGTGGCTTCGCATTCAG GAGCTTGAAAGGCAGGCCCAAATGCACGGCCTCCCCAGCAGCTCTCCATCCGGCCTGAACAACACTGACGTTCTAAACCCCTTCGTCAAGCAGGAGAACAGCCCTGAAGAGAACCACCTGCCGCATCAGCCCCATCTCCCTCCTCACTACCCCCAGCATCAGCAGCACATGGGTCAGCAGCAGTCCCTGCCCCACCCTCAACTCCACCAGCACCAGCACCTCCACCCCCAGCCCCCACTGCAGTACCCAGCAGTGGGCAGCTCCCAGCACTTTGACTATGCCCAGTCGCTGGACTTGTGCGACGGCGGCATCCCGGGATATCAGGATGGCATGGGGGACCTCAGCTCATTGGGCGGAGGTGTCGCACCTATGGGAAAGAAGAGCGAGCTAGGATTCTTGCTGATGGAAGAGGCCCTGTCGCCGCTGGGAGGAGACCCGCTGCTGTCCGCCATGTCCCCCGAGGCTTCTGTTGACAGCAGCCGCCGTAGCAGCTTCAGCATTGAGGACTCAGACATACTGTGA